Genomic segment of Cytobacillus suaedae:
TGTAGGCGTAGTTAATATAGATAATAGACAGAACCAATAATAAGATGAAGCCAATTATCACAAATCTAGATTTTTTCAAGGACATCATCCTTTCTTATGTATGTCTACGTACAAAATCTCATCTTAAGAAGTTAACTACTCTTATTGAACAAGCCGACCCTTAGGCATAGTAACTAGCTTAAATATAATCAAATTTTTTTGAAATATGAACAATTTCTTTAATTACTGAAGCAACTTCTTTATTGTCTCTTATCACAAATAAGTAATCTGCTTCACCTTCTACTGGGTCCATAATATCTTCTAATTGAGATTCATTTTGTTGCCTCAAGAGTACTTCCTCGAAATTAGAGTAAGCCCCCCTAAATATGTTCGTGTTCCGTTGGCTTTTTGCAATTCTCTCTTTAAGAATCTGATCTGGGATATCAAAATTAACTATAATACGAACAAACTGATTTTGATTAAACAATCCTTCA
This window contains:
- a CDS encoding ATP-binding protein; the encoded protein is MKRLVIMTVGKTHSGKSTFARALEQELNNSFVMDQDNNAEFINTYYKKLQPKQGPNTLKHAFSRLIVDYAIENTSLHLIVCNSNRSKKSRMNLLEGLFNQNQFVRIIVNFDIPDQILKERIAKSQRNTNIFRGAYSNFEEVLLRQQNESQLEDIMDPVEGEADYLFVIRDNKEVASVIKEIVHISKKFDYI